Proteins encoded in a region of the Campylobacter geochelonis genome:
- the rfbA gene encoding glucose-1-phosphate thymidylyltransferase RfbA: protein MKGIILAGGSGTRLYPITKGVSKQLIPIYDKPMIYYPLSVLMLAGIKEILIISTPTDLPRFMDLLGDGSDLGIKFEYCVQPSPDGLAQAFILGEKFLAGDDACLILGDNIFYGHGLTQLLAQSVKNVQNESKATVFGYYVRDPERYGVAEFNQNGDVVSIEEKPADPKSNYAVVGLYFYPKDVVIKAKDVKPSARGELEITTLNEMYLKEQRLKVELMGRGYAWLDTGTHESLLEASQFIQTIENRQSLKVACIEEMAYEMGYISKEKLFELAESLKKNQYGQYIINRLER, encoded by the coding sequence ATGAAAGGTATAATTTTAGCAGGTGGAAGCGGAACTAGGCTTTATCCTATAACAAAAGGTGTTAGCAAACAACTTATTCCTATATATGATAAGCCGATGATTTATTATCCGCTTTCTGTCTTGATGTTAGCAGGGATTAAAGAAATTTTGATTATATCAACACCGACTGATTTGCCTAGATTTATGGATTTACTGGGTGATGGTAGTGATTTGGGTATAAAATTTGAATATTGTGTTCAACCATCTCCAGATGGGTTAGCGCAAGCTTTTATATTAGGTGAGAAATTTTTAGCTGGTGATGATGCTTGTTTGATTTTGGGTGATAATATATTTTATGGACATGGTCTTACGCAGCTTTTAGCTCAAAGCGTTAAAAATGTACAAAATGAGTCAAAAGCAACAGTTTTTGGATATTATGTTAGAGACCCAGAAAGATATGGAGTAGCAGAATTTAATCAAAATGGCGATGTTGTTAGCATAGAGGAAAAGCCAGCTGATCCAAAAAGTAATTATGCTGTTGTTGGGTTGTATTTTTACCCAAAAGATGTAGTTATAAAAGCAAAAGATGTAAAACCAAGTGCTAGAGGCGAGCTAGAAATCACAACACTTAATGAAATGTATCTTAAAGAACAAAGACTTAAAGTTGAGCTTATGGGTCGTGGATATGCTTGGCTTGACACTGGTACTCATGAAAGTCTTCTTGAAGCAAGTCAGTTTATACAAACTATAGAAAATAGGCAGAGCTTAAAAGTAGCTTGTATTGAAGAGATGGCCTATGAAATGGGTTATATAAGCAAAGAAAAACTTTTTGAACTAGCAGAATCGTTAAAGAAAAATCAATATGGACAATATATTATAAATAGATTAGAGAGATAA
- a CDS encoding DUF1972 domain-containing protein, producing the protein MKHISVIGIAGLPAKYGGFETLVENLTKYLSYKHNITVFCSSKIYSEKIKKYNNVNLKYISLKPNGVQSIFYDIISIFYSLKFADTLLILGVSGAVILPFIKIFSRKKIIVNIDGLEWKRDKWGVFSKLFLKFSEKIAVKYSDVVIADNKSIQEYVFNEYKKKSTLIAYGGDHAKKEIVTDCLKDRYQFLNKKYAFNVCRIEPENNIDMMLEAFTEYGKMNFIIIGNWVNSVYGNKLREKYSNVKNIFLLDPIYDQNVLNQIRSNCYIYIHGHSAGGTNPSLVEAMHLGLPIFSYSAEYNKNTTMNKALYFSNKEELIDLLLTVSDKYIKSIAINMKLIANDEYNWEQISTKYSNLF; encoded by the coding sequence ATGAAACATATTAGTGTAATAGGAATAGCTGGACTACCGGCTAAATATGGAGGTTTTGAAACTTTGGTTGAAAATTTAACAAAATATTTATCTTATAAACATAATATAACTGTTTTTTGTAGTAGTAAGATATATAGCGAAAAAATTAAAAAATATAATAATGTTAATCTTAAATATATAAGTTTAAAACCAAATGGAGTTCAGAGTATATTTTATGATATAATTTCTATTTTTTATTCATTAAAATTTGCTGACACTCTACTTATTCTTGGAGTATCTGGAGCTGTTATATTGCCTTTTATAAAAATTTTTTCTAGAAAAAAAATTATTGTTAATATCGATGGATTAGAGTGGAAAAGAGACAAATGGGGTGTTTTTTCTAAGTTATTTTTAAAATTTTCAGAAAAAATAGCAGTCAAATATTCGGATGTTGTTATAGCAGATAATAAAAGCATACAAGAATATGTATTTAATGAATATAAAAAAAAATCTACTTTAATAGCTTATGGTGGAGATCATGCAAAAAAAGAAATAGTTACTGATTGCTTAAAGGATAGATATCAGTTTTTAAATAAAAAATATGCTTTTAATGTTTGCAGAATAGAGCCTGAGAATAATATCGATATGATGTTGGAAGCATTTACTGAATATGGAAAAATGAATTTTATAATAATTGGCAATTGGGTAAATAGTGTCTATGGTAATAAGCTTCGAGAAAAATATTCAAATGTAAAAAATATATTTTTATTGGATCCTATATATGATCAAAATGTATTAAATCAAATAAGGTCTAATTGTTATATTTACATTCATGGGCATAGTGCTGGTGGAACAAACCCTTCATTGGTTGAAGCTATGCATTTAGGGTTGCCTATTTTTTCATATTCAGCAGAGTATAATAAAAATACAACTATGAATAAGGCTTTGTATTTTAGCAACAAAGAAGAATTAATAGATTTATTACTTACCGTAAGTGATAAATATATTAAAAGCATTGCTATTAATATGAAGCTAATAGCCAATGATGAATATAATTGGGAACAAATTTCTACTAAATATTCAAATTTATTTTAA
- the rfbC gene encoding dTDP-4-dehydrorhamnose 3,5-epimerase, giving the protein MKFTRTKISDVVVVEPVVHGDERGYFVETFREDKLFNFLGYKIKFCQDNESKSSVGVLRGLHYQLHPAAQTKLVRVIKGRVLDVAVDIRKNSPTFGQYIAVELSSENKKQLLIPRGFAHGFLVLEDNTVFAYKVDNYYSLENDRGISFSDKTIGIDWGIDFNKIILSDKDLKQPLLKDMQDLFEYGVDYYV; this is encoded by the coding sequence ATGAAATTTACAAGAACAAAAATTTCAGATGTAGTGGTAGTCGAACCAGTTGTTCATGGTGATGAAAGAGGATATTTTGTTGAAACTTTTAGAGAGGATAAACTTTTTAATTTTTTAGGTTACAAAATAAAATTTTGCCAAGACAACGAATCAAAAAGCTCAGTAGGTGTTCTTAGAGGACTTCATTATCAGCTTCATCCAGCTGCGCAAACAAAATTAGTTAGAGTTATCAAAGGCAGAGTGCTTGATGTAGCTGTTGATATAAGAAAAAATTCACCTACTTTTGGGCAGTACATCGCAGTTGAGCTTTCTAGCGAAAATAAAAAGCAGCTTTTAATTCCGCGTGGCTTTGCCCATGGTTTTTTAGTGCTTGAGGATAATACTGTGTTTGCATATAAAGTGGATAACTATTATAGTTTAGAAAATGATAGAGGAATTTCTTTTAGTGACAAAACCATAGGTATTGATTGGGGGATTGATTTTAATAAAATTATTCTTTCAGATAAAGACTTAAAGCAGCCGCTTTTAAAAGATATGCAAGATTTGTTTGAATATGGAGTTGATTATTATGTATAA